A single genomic interval of Electrophorus electricus isolate fEleEle1 chromosome 4, fEleEle1.pri, whole genome shotgun sequence harbors:
- the wt1b gene encoding WT1 transcription factor b isoform X6: MLAESCGLMGSDTRDLSTLMPPVPALPGASGGAPQWGPIMDFHPGSPYGALPSHSFIKQEPGWAAADPLDDPHCGFGAFTVHFSGQFTGTGGCNQGRVFPSAPYLSTCADNPPGLRSPSDLDGAPSYGHTPAHHSPPFPCSHPFKQEDAMSPQTSMVEQQYQAPPPVYGCQAPTDSQTLLLRNTYNSDNLYQMTSQLECVAWNPVSSLTSTIKSPTAGFENETSAAAPPLVYSCSAQYHIHTHGMLRGIQDVCRMPSIAPPIVRSTEPNEKRPFMCSYPGCSKRYFKLSHLQMHGRKHTGEKPYQCDFTDCGRRFSRSDQLKRHQRRHTGVKPFQCETCQRKFSRSDHLKTHTRTHTGEKPFTCRWPTCHKKFARSDELVRHHGMHQRNVTKLQSTF; encoded by the exons ATGCTGGCAGAGTCGTGCGGGCTGATGGGGTCGGACACGCGAGACCTGAGCACCCTGATGCCCCCCGTGCCTGCTCTCCCGGGGGCCAGTGGTGGCGCTCCACAGTGGGGCCCCATTATGGACTTCCATCCCGGCTCCCCCTACGGAGCCCTGCCGTCCCACTCCTTCATCAAGCAGGAGCCGGGCTGGGCGGCGGCCGATCCCCTCGATGACCCACACTGTGGCTTCGGGGCCTTCACTGTGCACTTCTCGGGCCAGTTTACTGGGACAGGCGGCTGCAACCAGGGTCGAGTCTTCCCCAGCGCACCCTATCTGTCCACCTGCGCAGACAATCCTCCAGGCCTTCGAAGTCCGT CAGATCTGGATGGAGCTCCGAGTTATGGCCACACTCCAGCTCACCACTCCCCTCCCTTCCCTTGTTCCCACCCATTCAAGCAAGAGGATGCCATGTCCCCACAGACCAGCATGG ttgaaCAACAGTACcaagctcctcctcctgtctaCGGTTGCCAAGCCCCCACAGACAGCCAGACTCTGCTCCTCCGGAACACCTACAATAG TGATAATTTGTATCAAATGACATCCCAGCTGGAATGTGTAGCCTGGAATCCTGTCAGCTCTCTGACTTCTACTATCAAGAG TCCTACTGCAGGGTTTGAGAATGAGACTTCAGCAGCTGCCCCTCCTTTAGTCTACAGCTGCAGTGCCCagtaccacatacacacacacggcatgcTCCGAGGAATTCAG GATGTATGTCGAATGCCGAGCATTGCTCCCCCCATAGTGAGGTCAACGGAGCCCAACGAGAAACGTCCATTCATGTGTTCTTACCCTGGCTGCAGCAAAAGATACTTCAAACTGTCCCACCTGCAGATGCAtggcaggaaacacacag GGGAGAAGCCTTACCAGTGTGACTTCACTGACTGTGGCCGTAGGTTCTCCAGATCAGACCAGCTTAAGAGACATCAGCGCAGACACACAG GAGTGAAACCCTTTCAGTGCGAGACGTGTCAGAGAAAGTTCTCGCGCTCAGACCACCTTAAGACCCATACCCGGACTCATACAG GTGAGAAGCCTTTTACCTGTCGCTGGCCAACCTGTCACAAGAAGTTCGCCCGTTCAGATGAGCTGGTCAGACACCACGGCATGCACCAGAGGAACGTTACCAAACTGCAGTCGACTTTCTGA
- the wt1b gene encoding WT1 transcription factor b isoform X1 → MLAESCGLMGSDTRDLSTLMPPVPALPGASGGAPQWGPIMDFHPGSPYGALPSHSFIKQEPGWAAADPLDDPHCGFGAFTVHFSGQFTGTGGCNQGRVFPSAPYLSTCADNPPGLRSPSDLDGAPSYGHTPAHHSPPFPCSHPFKQEDAMSPQTSMVEQQYQAPPPVYGCQAPTDSQTLLLRNTYNSDNLYQMTSQLECVAWNPVSSLTSTIKRSVYALLVLSSPTAGFENETSAAAPPLVYSCSAQYHIHTHGMLRGIQDVCRMPSIAPPIVRSTEPNEKRPFMCSYPGCSKRYFKLSHLQMHGRKHTGEKPYQCDFTDCGRRFSRSDQLKRHQRRHTGVKPFQCETCQRKFSRSDHLKTHTRTHTGKTSEKPFTCRWPTCHKKFARSDELVRHHGMHQRNVTKLQSTF, encoded by the exons ATGCTGGCAGAGTCGTGCGGGCTGATGGGGTCGGACACGCGAGACCTGAGCACCCTGATGCCCCCCGTGCCTGCTCTCCCGGGGGCCAGTGGTGGCGCTCCACAGTGGGGCCCCATTATGGACTTCCATCCCGGCTCCCCCTACGGAGCCCTGCCGTCCCACTCCTTCATCAAGCAGGAGCCGGGCTGGGCGGCGGCCGATCCCCTCGATGACCCACACTGTGGCTTCGGGGCCTTCACTGTGCACTTCTCGGGCCAGTTTACTGGGACAGGCGGCTGCAACCAGGGTCGAGTCTTCCCCAGCGCACCCTATCTGTCCACCTGCGCAGACAATCCTCCAGGCCTTCGAAGTCCGT CAGATCTGGATGGAGCTCCGAGTTATGGCCACACTCCAGCTCACCACTCCCCTCCCTTCCCTTGTTCCCACCCATTCAAGCAAGAGGATGCCATGTCCCCACAGACCAGCATGG ttgaaCAACAGTACcaagctcctcctcctgtctaCGGTTGCCAAGCCCCCACAGACAGCCAGACTCTGCTCCTCCGGAACACCTACAATAG TGATAATTTGTATCAAATGACATCCCAGCTGGAATGTGTAGCCTGGAATCCTGTCAGCTCTCTGACTTCTACTATCAAGAG ATCTGTGTATGCTCTGTTGGTCTTGTCCAGTCCTACTGCAGGGTTTGAGAATGAGACTTCAGCAGCTGCCCCTCCTTTAGTCTACAGCTGCAGTGCCCagtaccacatacacacacacggcatgcTCCGAGGAATTCAG GATGTATGTCGAATGCCGAGCATTGCTCCCCCCATAGTGAGGTCAACGGAGCCCAACGAGAAACGTCCATTCATGTGTTCTTACCCTGGCTGCAGCAAAAGATACTTCAAACTGTCCCACCTGCAGATGCAtggcaggaaacacacag GGGAGAAGCCTTACCAGTGTGACTTCACTGACTGTGGCCGTAGGTTCTCCAGATCAGACCAGCTTAAGAGACATCAGCGCAGACACACAG GAGTGAAACCCTTTCAGTGCGAGACGTGTCAGAGAAAGTTCTCGCGCTCAGACCACCTTAAGACCCATACCCGGACTCATACAGGTAAAACAA GTGAGAAGCCTTTTACCTGTCGCTGGCCAACCTGTCACAAGAAGTTCGCCCGTTCAGATGAGCTGGTCAGACACCACGGCATGCACCAGAGGAACGTTACCAAACTGCAGTCGACTTTCTGA
- the wt1b gene encoding WT1 transcription factor b isoform X4, with amino-acid sequence MLAESCGLMGSDTRDLSTLMPPVPALPGASGGAPQWGPIMDFHPGSPYGALPSHSFIKQEPGWAAADPLDDPHCGFGAFTVHFSGQFTGTGGCNQGRVFPSAPYLSTCADNPPGLRSPSDLDGAPSYGHTPAHHSPPFPCSHPFKQEDAMSPQTSMVEQQYQAPPPVYGCQAPTDSQTLLLRNTYNSDNLYQMTSQLECVAWNPVSSLTSTIKSPTAGFENETSAAAPPLVYSCSAQYHIHTHGMLRGIQDVCRMPSIAPPIVRSTEPNEKRPFMCSYPGCSKRYFKLSHLQMHGRKHTGEKPYQCDFTDCGRRFSRSDQLKRHQRRHTGVKPFQCETCQRKFSRSDHLKTHTRTHTGKTSEKPFTCRWPTCHKKFARSDELVRHHGMHQRNVTKLQSTF; translated from the exons ATGCTGGCAGAGTCGTGCGGGCTGATGGGGTCGGACACGCGAGACCTGAGCACCCTGATGCCCCCCGTGCCTGCTCTCCCGGGGGCCAGTGGTGGCGCTCCACAGTGGGGCCCCATTATGGACTTCCATCCCGGCTCCCCCTACGGAGCCCTGCCGTCCCACTCCTTCATCAAGCAGGAGCCGGGCTGGGCGGCGGCCGATCCCCTCGATGACCCACACTGTGGCTTCGGGGCCTTCACTGTGCACTTCTCGGGCCAGTTTACTGGGACAGGCGGCTGCAACCAGGGTCGAGTCTTCCCCAGCGCACCCTATCTGTCCACCTGCGCAGACAATCCTCCAGGCCTTCGAAGTCCGT CAGATCTGGATGGAGCTCCGAGTTATGGCCACACTCCAGCTCACCACTCCCCTCCCTTCCCTTGTTCCCACCCATTCAAGCAAGAGGATGCCATGTCCCCACAGACCAGCATGG ttgaaCAACAGTACcaagctcctcctcctgtctaCGGTTGCCAAGCCCCCACAGACAGCCAGACTCTGCTCCTCCGGAACACCTACAATAG TGATAATTTGTATCAAATGACATCCCAGCTGGAATGTGTAGCCTGGAATCCTGTCAGCTCTCTGACTTCTACTATCAAGAG TCCTACTGCAGGGTTTGAGAATGAGACTTCAGCAGCTGCCCCTCCTTTAGTCTACAGCTGCAGTGCCCagtaccacatacacacacacggcatgcTCCGAGGAATTCAG GATGTATGTCGAATGCCGAGCATTGCTCCCCCCATAGTGAGGTCAACGGAGCCCAACGAGAAACGTCCATTCATGTGTTCTTACCCTGGCTGCAGCAAAAGATACTTCAAACTGTCCCACCTGCAGATGCAtggcaggaaacacacag GGGAGAAGCCTTACCAGTGTGACTTCACTGACTGTGGCCGTAGGTTCTCCAGATCAGACCAGCTTAAGAGACATCAGCGCAGACACACAG GAGTGAAACCCTTTCAGTGCGAGACGTGTCAGAGAAAGTTCTCGCGCTCAGACCACCTTAAGACCCATACCCGGACTCATACAGGTAAAACAA GTGAGAAGCCTTTTACCTGTCGCTGGCCAACCTGTCACAAGAAGTTCGCCCGTTCAGATGAGCTGGTCAGACACCACGGCATGCACCAGAGGAACGTTACCAAACTGCAGTCGACTTTCTGA
- the wt1b gene encoding WT1 transcription factor b isoform X8, translated as MLAESCGLMGSDTRDLSTLMPPVPALPGASGGAPQWGPIMDFHPGSPYGALPSHSFIKQEPGWAAADPLDDPHCGFGAFTVHFSGQFTGTGGCNQGRVFPSAPYLSTCADNPPGLRSPSDLDGAPSYGHTPAHHSPPFPCSHPFKQEDAMSPQTSMVEQQYQAPPPVYGCQAPTDSQTLLLRNTYNSPTAGFENETSAAAPPLVYSCSAQYHIHTHGMLRGIQDVCRMPSIAPPIVRSTEPNEKRPFMCSYPGCSKRYFKLSHLQMHGRKHTGEKPYQCDFTDCGRRFSRSDQLKRHQRRHTGVKPFQCETCQRKFSRSDHLKTHTRTHTGEKPFTCRWPTCHKKFARSDELVRHHGMHQRNVTKLQSTF; from the exons ATGCTGGCAGAGTCGTGCGGGCTGATGGGGTCGGACACGCGAGACCTGAGCACCCTGATGCCCCCCGTGCCTGCTCTCCCGGGGGCCAGTGGTGGCGCTCCACAGTGGGGCCCCATTATGGACTTCCATCCCGGCTCCCCCTACGGAGCCCTGCCGTCCCACTCCTTCATCAAGCAGGAGCCGGGCTGGGCGGCGGCCGATCCCCTCGATGACCCACACTGTGGCTTCGGGGCCTTCACTGTGCACTTCTCGGGCCAGTTTACTGGGACAGGCGGCTGCAACCAGGGTCGAGTCTTCCCCAGCGCACCCTATCTGTCCACCTGCGCAGACAATCCTCCAGGCCTTCGAAGTCCGT CAGATCTGGATGGAGCTCCGAGTTATGGCCACACTCCAGCTCACCACTCCCCTCCCTTCCCTTGTTCCCACCCATTCAAGCAAGAGGATGCCATGTCCCCACAGACCAGCATGG ttgaaCAACAGTACcaagctcctcctcctgtctaCGGTTGCCAAGCCCCCACAGACAGCCAGACTCTGCTCCTCCGGAACACCTACAATAG TCCTACTGCAGGGTTTGAGAATGAGACTTCAGCAGCTGCCCCTCCTTTAGTCTACAGCTGCAGTGCCCagtaccacatacacacacacggcatgcTCCGAGGAATTCAG GATGTATGTCGAATGCCGAGCATTGCTCCCCCCATAGTGAGGTCAACGGAGCCCAACGAGAAACGTCCATTCATGTGTTCTTACCCTGGCTGCAGCAAAAGATACTTCAAACTGTCCCACCTGCAGATGCAtggcaggaaacacacag GGGAGAAGCCTTACCAGTGTGACTTCACTGACTGTGGCCGTAGGTTCTCCAGATCAGACCAGCTTAAGAGACATCAGCGCAGACACACAG GAGTGAAACCCTTTCAGTGCGAGACGTGTCAGAGAAAGTTCTCGCGCTCAGACCACCTTAAGACCCATACCCGGACTCATACAG GTGAGAAGCCTTTTACCTGTCGCTGGCCAACCTGTCACAAGAAGTTCGCCCGTTCAGATGAGCTGGTCAGACACCACGGCATGCACCAGAGGAACGTTACCAAACTGCAGTCGACTTTCTGA
- the wt1b gene encoding WT1 transcription factor b isoform X9, with product MLRGIQDVCRMPSIAPPIVRSTEPNEKRPFMCSYPGCSKRYFKLSHLQMHGRKHTGEKPYQCDFTDCGRRFSRSDQLKRHQRRHTGVKPFQCETCQRKFSRSDHLKTHTRTHTGKTSEKPFTCRWPTCHKKFARSDELVRHHGMHQRNVTKLQSTF from the exons atgcTCCGAGGAATTCAG GATGTATGTCGAATGCCGAGCATTGCTCCCCCCATAGTGAGGTCAACGGAGCCCAACGAGAAACGTCCATTCATGTGTTCTTACCCTGGCTGCAGCAAAAGATACTTCAAACTGTCCCACCTGCAGATGCAtggcaggaaacacacag GGGAGAAGCCTTACCAGTGTGACTTCACTGACTGTGGCCGTAGGTTCTCCAGATCAGACCAGCTTAAGAGACATCAGCGCAGACACACAG GAGTGAAACCCTTTCAGTGCGAGACGTGTCAGAGAAAGTTCTCGCGCTCAGACCACCTTAAGACCCATACCCGGACTCATACAGGTAAAACAA GTGAGAAGCCTTTTACCTGTCGCTGGCCAACCTGTCACAAGAAGTTCGCCCGTTCAGATGAGCTGGTCAGACACCACGGCATGCACCAGAGGAACGTTACCAAACTGCAGTCGACTTTCTGA
- the wt1b gene encoding WT1 transcription factor b isoform X2, whose translation MLAESCGLMGSDTRDLSTLMPPVPALPGASGGAPQWGPIMDFHPGSPYGALPSHSFIKQEPGWAAADPLDDPHCGFGAFTVHFSGQFTGTGGCNQGRVFPSAPYLSTCADNPPGLRSPYLDGAPSYGHTPAHHSPPFPCSHPFKQEDAMSPQTSMVEQQYQAPPPVYGCQAPTDSQTLLLRNTYNSDNLYQMTSQLECVAWNPVSSLTSTIKRSVYALLVLSSPTAGFENETSAAAPPLVYSCSAQYHIHTHGMLRGIQDVCRMPSIAPPIVRSTEPNEKRPFMCSYPGCSKRYFKLSHLQMHGRKHTGEKPYQCDFTDCGRRFSRSDQLKRHQRRHTGVKPFQCETCQRKFSRSDHLKTHTRTHTGKTSEKPFTCRWPTCHKKFARSDELVRHHGMHQRNVTKLQSTF comes from the exons ATGCTGGCAGAGTCGTGCGGGCTGATGGGGTCGGACACGCGAGACCTGAGCACCCTGATGCCCCCCGTGCCTGCTCTCCCGGGGGCCAGTGGTGGCGCTCCACAGTGGGGCCCCATTATGGACTTCCATCCCGGCTCCCCCTACGGAGCCCTGCCGTCCCACTCCTTCATCAAGCAGGAGCCGGGCTGGGCGGCGGCCGATCCCCTCGATGACCCACACTGTGGCTTCGGGGCCTTCACTGTGCACTTCTCGGGCCAGTTTACTGGGACAGGCGGCTGCAACCAGGGTCGAGTCTTCCCCAGCGCACCCTATCTGTCCACCTGCGCAGACAATCCTCCAGGCCTTCGAAGTCCGT ATCTGGATGGAGCTCCGAGTTATGGCCACACTCCAGCTCACCACTCCCCTCCCTTCCCTTGTTCCCACCCATTCAAGCAAGAGGATGCCATGTCCCCACAGACCAGCATGG ttgaaCAACAGTACcaagctcctcctcctgtctaCGGTTGCCAAGCCCCCACAGACAGCCAGACTCTGCTCCTCCGGAACACCTACAATAG TGATAATTTGTATCAAATGACATCCCAGCTGGAATGTGTAGCCTGGAATCCTGTCAGCTCTCTGACTTCTACTATCAAGAG ATCTGTGTATGCTCTGTTGGTCTTGTCCAGTCCTACTGCAGGGTTTGAGAATGAGACTTCAGCAGCTGCCCCTCCTTTAGTCTACAGCTGCAGTGCCCagtaccacatacacacacacggcatgcTCCGAGGAATTCAG GATGTATGTCGAATGCCGAGCATTGCTCCCCCCATAGTGAGGTCAACGGAGCCCAACGAGAAACGTCCATTCATGTGTTCTTACCCTGGCTGCAGCAAAAGATACTTCAAACTGTCCCACCTGCAGATGCAtggcaggaaacacacag GGGAGAAGCCTTACCAGTGTGACTTCACTGACTGTGGCCGTAGGTTCTCCAGATCAGACCAGCTTAAGAGACATCAGCGCAGACACACAG GAGTGAAACCCTTTCAGTGCGAGACGTGTCAGAGAAAGTTCTCGCGCTCAGACCACCTTAAGACCCATACCCGGACTCATACAGGTAAAACAA GTGAGAAGCCTTTTACCTGTCGCTGGCCAACCTGTCACAAGAAGTTCGCCCGTTCAGATGAGCTGGTCAGACACCACGGCATGCACCAGAGGAACGTTACCAAACTGCAGTCGACTTTCTGA
- the wt1b gene encoding WT1 transcription factor b isoform X3, with translation MLAESCGLMGSDTRDLSTLMPPVPALPGASGGAPQWGPIMDFHPGSPYGALPSHSFIKQEPGWAAADPLDDPHCGFGAFTVHFSGQFTGTGGCNQGRVFPSAPYLSTCADNPPGLRSPSDLDGAPSYGHTPAHHSPPFPCSHPFKQEDAMSPQTSMVEQQYQAPPPVYGCQAPTDSQTLLLRNTYNSDNLYQMTSQLECVAWNPVSSLTSTIKRSVYALLVLSSPTAGFENETSAAAPPLVYSCSAQYHIHTHGMLRGIQDVCRMPSIAPPIVRSTEPNEKRPFMCSYPGCSKRYFKLSHLQMHGRKHTGEKPYQCDFTDCGRRFSRSDQLKRHQRRHTGVKPFQCETCQRKFSRSDHLKTHTRTHTGEKPFTCRWPTCHKKFARSDELVRHHGMHQRNVTKLQSTF, from the exons ATGCTGGCAGAGTCGTGCGGGCTGATGGGGTCGGACACGCGAGACCTGAGCACCCTGATGCCCCCCGTGCCTGCTCTCCCGGGGGCCAGTGGTGGCGCTCCACAGTGGGGCCCCATTATGGACTTCCATCCCGGCTCCCCCTACGGAGCCCTGCCGTCCCACTCCTTCATCAAGCAGGAGCCGGGCTGGGCGGCGGCCGATCCCCTCGATGACCCACACTGTGGCTTCGGGGCCTTCACTGTGCACTTCTCGGGCCAGTTTACTGGGACAGGCGGCTGCAACCAGGGTCGAGTCTTCCCCAGCGCACCCTATCTGTCCACCTGCGCAGACAATCCTCCAGGCCTTCGAAGTCCGT CAGATCTGGATGGAGCTCCGAGTTATGGCCACACTCCAGCTCACCACTCCCCTCCCTTCCCTTGTTCCCACCCATTCAAGCAAGAGGATGCCATGTCCCCACAGACCAGCATGG ttgaaCAACAGTACcaagctcctcctcctgtctaCGGTTGCCAAGCCCCCACAGACAGCCAGACTCTGCTCCTCCGGAACACCTACAATAG TGATAATTTGTATCAAATGACATCCCAGCTGGAATGTGTAGCCTGGAATCCTGTCAGCTCTCTGACTTCTACTATCAAGAG ATCTGTGTATGCTCTGTTGGTCTTGTCCAGTCCTACTGCAGGGTTTGAGAATGAGACTTCAGCAGCTGCCCCTCCTTTAGTCTACAGCTGCAGTGCCCagtaccacatacacacacacggcatgcTCCGAGGAATTCAG GATGTATGTCGAATGCCGAGCATTGCTCCCCCCATAGTGAGGTCAACGGAGCCCAACGAGAAACGTCCATTCATGTGTTCTTACCCTGGCTGCAGCAAAAGATACTTCAAACTGTCCCACCTGCAGATGCAtggcaggaaacacacag GGGAGAAGCCTTACCAGTGTGACTTCACTGACTGTGGCCGTAGGTTCTCCAGATCAGACCAGCTTAAGAGACATCAGCGCAGACACACAG GAGTGAAACCCTTTCAGTGCGAGACGTGTCAGAGAAAGTTCTCGCGCTCAGACCACCTTAAGACCCATACCCGGACTCATACAG GTGAGAAGCCTTTTACCTGTCGCTGGCCAACCTGTCACAAGAAGTTCGCCCGTTCAGATGAGCTGGTCAGACACCACGGCATGCACCAGAGGAACGTTACCAAACTGCAGTCGACTTTCTGA
- the wt1b gene encoding WT1 transcription factor b isoform X7 yields the protein MLAESCGLMGSDTRDLSTLMPPVPALPGASGGAPQWGPIMDFHPGSPYGALPSHSFIKQEPGWAAADPLDDPHCGFGAFTVHFSGQFTGTGGCNQGRVFPSAPYLSTCADNPPGLRSPSDLDGAPSYGHTPAHHSPPFPCSHPFKQEDAMSPQTSMVEQQYQAPPPVYGCQAPTDSQTLLLRNTYNSPTAGFENETSAAAPPLVYSCSAQYHIHTHGMLRGIQDVCRMPSIAPPIVRSTEPNEKRPFMCSYPGCSKRYFKLSHLQMHGRKHTGEKPYQCDFTDCGRRFSRSDQLKRHQRRHTGVKPFQCETCQRKFSRSDHLKTHTRTHTGKTSEKPFTCRWPTCHKKFARSDELVRHHGMHQRNVTKLQSTF from the exons ATGCTGGCAGAGTCGTGCGGGCTGATGGGGTCGGACACGCGAGACCTGAGCACCCTGATGCCCCCCGTGCCTGCTCTCCCGGGGGCCAGTGGTGGCGCTCCACAGTGGGGCCCCATTATGGACTTCCATCCCGGCTCCCCCTACGGAGCCCTGCCGTCCCACTCCTTCATCAAGCAGGAGCCGGGCTGGGCGGCGGCCGATCCCCTCGATGACCCACACTGTGGCTTCGGGGCCTTCACTGTGCACTTCTCGGGCCAGTTTACTGGGACAGGCGGCTGCAACCAGGGTCGAGTCTTCCCCAGCGCACCCTATCTGTCCACCTGCGCAGACAATCCTCCAGGCCTTCGAAGTCCGT CAGATCTGGATGGAGCTCCGAGTTATGGCCACACTCCAGCTCACCACTCCCCTCCCTTCCCTTGTTCCCACCCATTCAAGCAAGAGGATGCCATGTCCCCACAGACCAGCATGG ttgaaCAACAGTACcaagctcctcctcctgtctaCGGTTGCCAAGCCCCCACAGACAGCCAGACTCTGCTCCTCCGGAACACCTACAATAG TCCTACTGCAGGGTTTGAGAATGAGACTTCAGCAGCTGCCCCTCCTTTAGTCTACAGCTGCAGTGCCCagtaccacatacacacacacggcatgcTCCGAGGAATTCAG GATGTATGTCGAATGCCGAGCATTGCTCCCCCCATAGTGAGGTCAACGGAGCCCAACGAGAAACGTCCATTCATGTGTTCTTACCCTGGCTGCAGCAAAAGATACTTCAAACTGTCCCACCTGCAGATGCAtggcaggaaacacacag GGGAGAAGCCTTACCAGTGTGACTTCACTGACTGTGGCCGTAGGTTCTCCAGATCAGACCAGCTTAAGAGACATCAGCGCAGACACACAG GAGTGAAACCCTTTCAGTGCGAGACGTGTCAGAGAAAGTTCTCGCGCTCAGACCACCTTAAGACCCATACCCGGACTCATACAGGTAAAACAA GTGAGAAGCCTTTTACCTGTCGCTGGCCAACCTGTCACAAGAAGTTCGCCCGTTCAGATGAGCTGGTCAGACACCACGGCATGCACCAGAGGAACGTTACCAAACTGCAGTCGACTTTCTGA
- the wt1b gene encoding WT1 transcription factor b isoform X5, with the protein MLAESCGLMGSDTRDLSTLMPPVPALPGASGGAPQWGPIMDFHPGSPYGALPSHSFIKQEPGWAAADPLDDPHCGFGAFTVHFSGQFTGTGGCNQGRVFPSAPYLSTCADNPPGLRSPYLDGAPSYGHTPAHHSPPFPCSHPFKQEDAMSPQTSMVEQQYQAPPPVYGCQAPTDSQTLLLRNTYNSDNLYQMTSQLECVAWNPVSSLTSTIKSPTAGFENETSAAAPPLVYSCSAQYHIHTHGMLRGIQDVCRMPSIAPPIVRSTEPNEKRPFMCSYPGCSKRYFKLSHLQMHGRKHTGEKPYQCDFTDCGRRFSRSDQLKRHQRRHTGVKPFQCETCQRKFSRSDHLKTHTRTHTGKTSEKPFTCRWPTCHKKFARSDELVRHHGMHQRNVTKLQSTF; encoded by the exons ATGCTGGCAGAGTCGTGCGGGCTGATGGGGTCGGACACGCGAGACCTGAGCACCCTGATGCCCCCCGTGCCTGCTCTCCCGGGGGCCAGTGGTGGCGCTCCACAGTGGGGCCCCATTATGGACTTCCATCCCGGCTCCCCCTACGGAGCCCTGCCGTCCCACTCCTTCATCAAGCAGGAGCCGGGCTGGGCGGCGGCCGATCCCCTCGATGACCCACACTGTGGCTTCGGGGCCTTCACTGTGCACTTCTCGGGCCAGTTTACTGGGACAGGCGGCTGCAACCAGGGTCGAGTCTTCCCCAGCGCACCCTATCTGTCCACCTGCGCAGACAATCCTCCAGGCCTTCGAAGTCCGT ATCTGGATGGAGCTCCGAGTTATGGCCACACTCCAGCTCACCACTCCCCTCCCTTCCCTTGTTCCCACCCATTCAAGCAAGAGGATGCCATGTCCCCACAGACCAGCATGG ttgaaCAACAGTACcaagctcctcctcctgtctaCGGTTGCCAAGCCCCCACAGACAGCCAGACTCTGCTCCTCCGGAACACCTACAATAG TGATAATTTGTATCAAATGACATCCCAGCTGGAATGTGTAGCCTGGAATCCTGTCAGCTCTCTGACTTCTACTATCAAGAG TCCTACTGCAGGGTTTGAGAATGAGACTTCAGCAGCTGCCCCTCCTTTAGTCTACAGCTGCAGTGCCCagtaccacatacacacacacggcatgcTCCGAGGAATTCAG GATGTATGTCGAATGCCGAGCATTGCTCCCCCCATAGTGAGGTCAACGGAGCCCAACGAGAAACGTCCATTCATGTGTTCTTACCCTGGCTGCAGCAAAAGATACTTCAAACTGTCCCACCTGCAGATGCAtggcaggaaacacacag GGGAGAAGCCTTACCAGTGTGACTTCACTGACTGTGGCCGTAGGTTCTCCAGATCAGACCAGCTTAAGAGACATCAGCGCAGACACACAG GAGTGAAACCCTTTCAGTGCGAGACGTGTCAGAGAAAGTTCTCGCGCTCAGACCACCTTAAGACCCATACCCGGACTCATACAGGTAAAACAA GTGAGAAGCCTTTTACCTGTCGCTGGCCAACCTGTCACAAGAAGTTCGCCCGTTCAGATGAGCTGGTCAGACACCACGGCATGCACCAGAGGAACGTTACCAAACTGCAGTCGACTTTCTGA